Proteins found in one Planococcus citri chromosome 2, ihPlaCitr1.1, whole genome shotgun sequence genomic segment:
- the LOC135836363 gene encoding uncharacterized protein LOC135836363: MKAVFSKLYKNRVEPMEDQLPSTSTSVKEELPQTFNVRYLGFREAKGLWGIKHTRKPVDTMVASVKESKSDLHIVKLILTKDGCKLESIFKGKIETRYFPIETISYGVQDLVYTRVFAMIIVKEKSDFPHQSPFECHAFVCDSRQSARKLTYTLATAFQEYSKKIRSVPHTRPDPRKRFAIDLRTPEEMRTELRHQDSEA; the protein is encoded by the exons ATGAAGGCAGTTTTCTCGAAACTGTACAAAAACAGAGTCGAACCAATGGAAGATCAGCTGCCTTCCACGTCTACATCAGTGAAGGAAGAACTACCTCAAACTTTCAACGTGCGTTATCTCGGATTCAGAGAAGCCAAAGGATTATGGGGAATTAAACACACTCGTAAACCAGTCGATACGATGGTAGCATCTGTGAAGGAATCTAAAAGTGATTTACATATTGTGAAATTAATACTCACCAAAGATGGCTGTAAATTGGAATCAATCTTCAAAGGCAAAATAGAAACAAG ATATTTTCCTATTGAAACCATCTCATACGGCGTACAAGATTTAGTATACACGAGGGTCTTTGCAATGATAATCGTCAAAGAGAAATCTGATTTCCCTCATCAGAGTCCTTTCGAATGCCACGCATTCGTATGCGATAGCAGACAATCGGCCAGAAAACTCACCTACACTTTGGCTACAGCATTTCAAGAATACAGTAAGAAAATTCGATCAGTTCCTCACACCAGACCAGATCCTCGAAAAAGATTCGCCATCGATTTACGAACACCCGAAGAAATGCGAACTGAATTAAGACATCAAGATTCAGAGGCGTGA